In the genome of Quercus robur chromosome 3, dhQueRobu3.1, whole genome shotgun sequence, one region contains:
- the LOC126717572 gene encoding trans-resveratrol di-O-methyltransferase-like isoform X5, protein MDLIHGEGVSELFQVQCHLYKHIFSYIDSMSLKCAIQLGIPDTIYNHGQPITLQELVSKLNIHPKKTSCVHRLMRLLVHSGFFAKTTVHENQEKEKEEEAYTLTPSSRLILKDNATSLSPFVLAMLDPALVSPWQFLGDWFQGSELTPFEKAHGKGFWDYCNQSPEYNNIFNEGMASDSRLMGLVVKDYQPIFEGLGSLVDVGGGTGTVARIISEAFPHMKCTVFDLPHVVANLPDSKNLKFVGGDMFQYIPPADAILFKWILHDWSDEECVNILKNCKEAITKKGKEGKVIIIDVVINQEKDEHDVTTTKLLFDALMMSLVTGKERNKREWEKLFLEAGFSHYKIVSSFGMKSVIEIYP, encoded by the exons ATGGATCTCATTCATGGTGAGGGAGTGAGTGAGTTATTTCAGGTTCAATGTCATTTGTATAAACACATATTTAGCTACATAGATTCCATGTCACTTAAATGTGCAATTCAGCTAGGCATTCCTGATACAATCTACAACCATGGCCAACCCATTACTCTCCAAGAGTTGGTCTCTAAGCTTAATATTCACCCCAAAAAAACTAGTTGCGTGCACAGGCTTATGCGTCTATTGGTGCACTCTGGCTTCTTCGCTAAAACAACAGTTcatgaaaatcaagaaaaagaaaaagaagaagaagcctaTACCCTCACACCTTCTTCTAGGCTTATCCTTAAAGATAATGCCACTAGCTTATCACCATTTGTTCTGGCAATGCTTGATCCTGCACTTGTAAGCCCATGGCAGTTCTTGGGAGATTGGTTTCAGGGGAGTGAGCTCACACCTTTTGAGAAAGCACACGGGAAAGGTTTCTGGGATTATTGCAACCAAAGCCCAGAATACAATAACATTTTCAATGAAGGAATGGCGAGCGATTCCCGATTGATGGGCTTGGTTGTTAAGGACTACCAGCCCATTTTTGAGGGTTTAGGTTCATTGGTTGATGTTGGAGGTGGTACTGGGACAGTTGCAAGGATTATTTCTGAAGCTTTTCCTCACATGAAATGCACTGTGTTTGACCTCCCCCATgttgttgccaacttgccagatagtaaaaatctaaaatttgttgGTGGCGATATGTTTCAGTATATCCCTCCTGCTGATGCCATTCTGTTCAAG TGGATTTTGCATGATTGGAGCGATGAGGAATGTGTCAACATACTGAAAAATTGCAAGGAGGCTATTACGAAGAAAGGTAAAGAAGGAAAGGTAATTATCATAGATGTAGTGATAAATCAAGAGAAGGATGAACATGATGTTACCACTACAAAGCTCCTCTTTGATGCACTAATGATGTCTTTGGTTActggaaaagagagaaacaagagAGAATGGGAGAAGCTGTTCTTGGAGGCTGGCTTTAGCCACTACAAAATTGTGTCATCATTTGGCATGAAGTCTGTCATTGAGATTTATCCTTAA